One genomic region from Candidatus Chlorobium masyuteum encodes:
- a CDS encoding GIY-YIG nuclease family protein translates to MSTVFSNPQRLFSRAEVLSNPSPVAKTHGVYALFFKEIPPGVPVDGCLTHEGLTLLYIGSSPDKKGEKYATQTIQQRVRYHFNGNADGSTLRRSLGILLAKKSGFPLRMVGNGKKMTLTKKGEEWLDRWMEENTFAAWVENDKPWDLEHQLFHAIPLPLNIQGNKHHPFAAELTRLRAEAVTNAKYAPVAE, encoded by the coding sequence ATGAGCACCGTTTTTTCCAATCCCCAGCGTCTCTTTTCAAGAGCGGAGGTACTCTCCAATCCAAGCCCTGTCGCAAAAACACATGGCGTCTACGCACTCTTTTTCAAGGAGATTCCTCCGGGTGTGCCCGTAGATGGATGCCTGACTCACGAAGGGCTGACCCTGCTCTATATCGGAAGTTCTCCCGACAAGAAAGGGGAGAAATATGCAACGCAGACTATTCAGCAACGGGTTCGCTACCACTTCAACGGTAACGCCGACGGTTCCACACTGCGCCGTTCTCTCGGCATCCTGCTCGCAAAAAAGAGCGGATTCCCGCTCAGAATGGTTGGCAACGGCAAAAAGATGACACTCACCAAAAAGGGCGAGGAGTGGCTGGACCGGTGGATGGAGGAGAACACCTTTGCTGCCTGGGTGGAAAATGACAAACCATGGGATCTTGAGCATCAGCTCTTTCATGCCATCCCGCTACCGCTGAACATCCAGGGTAACAAGCATCATCCCTTTGCGGCAGAGCTTACCCGATTACGGGCAGAGGCAGTGACAAACGCAAAATATGCGCCGGTAGCCGAGTAG
- a CDS encoding type II toxin-antitoxin system Phd/YefM family antitoxin, protein MNTLSAVELKRRGIVAIEEALAFGPVHILKHNQPAAVVMLESEYQTLVQKTSGKHNADAVRWIMDFKPVGTRSQEEIDKQISQERSSWV, encoded by the coding sequence ATGAATACACTCAGTGCAGTTGAACTCAAGCGTCGCGGCATTGTTGCAATCGAGGAAGCGCTTGCTTTCGGGCCTGTGCATATTCTGAAGCACAATCAACCGGCAGCAGTAGTTATGCTTGAGTCTGAGTACCAGACTTTGGTTCAAAAAACATCCGGAAAGCATAATGCGGATGCTGTCCGCTGGATAATGGATTTCAAGCCTGTCGGTACCCGTTCACAAGAAGAAATTGACAAGCAAATTTCACAAGAACGGAGTTCCTGGGTGTAA
- a CDS encoding flavodoxin family protein, whose translation MKVVAINGSPREGGNTHILVSCVLDELQKEGIETEIIRIGGELVRGCTACNECWKSKNQRCVIDDDIINSCIEKMVLSDGIIIGSPTYFANVTTEIKALIDRAGAVGCANGNMFRRKVGAAVVSSSREGALNVYNAITDFFLIEEMVVPGSCYWNTGIGFDKGEVSEDKDGLHTMQVLGQNMAWLLKKLHK comes from the coding sequence ATGAAAGTAGTCGCGATAAATGGCAGTCCGCGGGAGGGGGGTAATACGCATATTCTCGTCAGTTGTGTGCTGGATGAGCTTCAGAAAGAAGGGATAGAAACGGAGATTATCCGCATCGGCGGAGAACTTGTCCGGGGATGCACGGCGTGCAATGAGTGCTGGAAGAGCAAAAATCAGCGGTGTGTTATTGATGACGATATTATCAACAGTTGTATTGAAAAGATGGTGCTGTCAGACGGCATCATCATCGGGTCGCCTACCTATTTTGCCAACGTTACCACAGAAATCAAGGCACTGATTGACCGTGCCGGAGCTGTCGGGTGTGCCAATGGTAACATGTTCAGGCGAAAGGTTGGCGCGGCTGTTGTGTCGTCCAGTCGTGAGGGAGCGCTCAATGTTTATAATGCCATTACGGATTTCTTCCTGATTGAGGAGATGGTTGTGCCGGGCTCCTGCTACTGGAATACCGGTATCGGATTCGACAAAGGGGAGGTATCGGAAGACAAGGATGGTTTGCACACCATGCAGGTTCTCGGGCAGAACATGGCCTGGCTGCTGAAAAAACTGCATAAATAA
- a CDS encoding protein-glutamine glutaminase family protein, which translates to MASENLFTVAAVRKSSDGTIKDFLFNESPRIFELGRTLKGDESAIAKINAVLGKNRPIKVAIDSRNNLINKIIAPSDIEVKEFLSKIFRLENPEKPKAIDLSKIDHSTFNIVDHYLKPPVFKLCTKVVPNYLKAKEIFDYCAQQSCHLPGPYAVNPCIPFQYVRDGCYARAHKMRWIITTKYHYCCEKVFSFANSGNDTLAVKASMWGGCCVTWWYHVAPLIRVVVKLGKFTFTQAMVIDPGMFDKPVTLSTWLSAQANTTCAPNAKVSMYSIQPGSAYWPANYAGTQYGTDNNYVSTDSTLIAYQNLQTCP; encoded by the coding sequence ATGGCATCTGAGAATCTCTTTACGGTCGCCGCTGTTCGCAAGTCCTCGGATGGCACAATCAAGGACTTTCTTTTTAACGAAAGCCCCCGAATATTCGAACTCGGGAGAACTCTCAAAGGTGATGAGTCGGCAATTGCGAAAATCAATGCAGTGCTTGGCAAAAACAGGCCGATAAAGGTGGCAATTGATTCGCGCAATAATCTTATAAATAAAATTATTGCGCCATCCGATATTGAAGTAAAAGAGTTTTTATCGAAAATATTCAGGCTTGAGAACCCGGAAAAACCAAAGGCTATTGATCTTTCAAAAATCGATCACTCTACCTTTAATATTGTTGATCATTACCTTAAACCCCCTGTTTTTAAACTCTGTACAAAGGTTGTTCCTAATTATCTGAAAGCAAAGGAGATATTCGACTACTGCGCTCAACAATCGTGCCATCTGCCCGGACCGTACGCGGTCAATCCTTGTATCCCGTTTCAGTATGTCCGGGATGGTTGTTATGCCCGAGCCCATAAAATGCGCTGGATAATTACCACCAAGTACCATTACTGCTGTGAAAAAGTCTTTAGTTTTGCAAATAGTGGTAACGATACACTGGCTGTAAAGGCGTCTATGTGGGGAGGTTGTTGCGTGACTTGGTGGTATCACGTTGCTCCACTCATTCGCGTAGTTGTCAAGTTGGGGAAATTTACCTTTACCCAGGCCATGGTTATAGATCCGGGTATGTTCGACAAACCTGTAACTCTAAGCACCTGGCTCTCGGCACAGGCAAACACAACCTGTGCGCCGAACGCGAAGGTCTCAATGTACTCCATTCAGCCGGGATCAGCATATTGGCCTGCTAATTATGCTGGCACGCAATATGGTACGGATAATAACTATGTGTCAACTGATTCCACTCTAATAGCTTATCAGAATTTACAAACTTGTCCATAG
- a CDS encoding glycerophosphodiester phosphodiesterase, translated as MEHKSKIVIADGGNSAHLPDHTLESCLSAYTAGADHLLLSIQRTSDGVLVLFRHDNLAEQTDIQGHIESLDWASVYQADTGAFFSVGKDYPWQKSPTLHRFIHPTTLEDLLLRLEDNVGYLLKPGRSEQTIEQRYSIAESIERLFTNYSRQMPTLLVESDDQVKLLRSMLHGRLKVIAKKEINLDQFIISSDVTAFREINGGLVTSMKEDWNGKIIDTRRWVAGVSSGHHIMRPMLGIEEYNEKVFCASAYADNGLHIDVIEGKTYASAGVVSQFSLDKEFVVDVDFTYDNPAIANMMVLAVINQDVFPAYYHHEGVWQNPEMHWQNHAFDTHGAAPFVSMEREEGDGFRIMKYTSQAGVYEWYGNWYLGDVGSGASLRGRLRLERRGRFFSGYYQDENNGEWVGVGTLENASMNERVNLRLGAKHYLKQGAPDPLQRLHVHYTNLLIRRPPGAVYQTRCASGSPYDVVVSGPTPHIPINPKH; from the coding sequence ATGGAACATAAATCTAAAATAGTAATCGCTGATGGTGGAAATTCTGCCCATTTACCAGATCATACTTTAGAATCCTGTCTCTCAGCTTACACTGCTGGCGCAGATCATTTGCTTCTTTCCATACAGCGCACTTCTGATGGTGTATTGGTTCTTTTTCGTCATGATAACCTTGCTGAACAAACCGATATACAGGGTCATATCGAATCACTCGATTGGGCATCTGTATATCAGGCTGATACGGGTGCTTTTTTTTCTGTTGGAAAAGATTATCCATGGCAAAAATCGCCGACATTGCACCGTTTTATTCACCCTACTACACTTGAGGATCTGTTGCTACGTCTGGAGGATAATGTTGGTTATTTGCTAAAACCCGGACGTTCTGAACAAACTATTGAGCAGCGTTATTCTATTGCTGAATCAATTGAAAGGCTGTTTACGAATTATTCAAGGCAGATGCCCACTCTGTTAGTTGAAAGTGATGATCAGGTCAAACTATTGCGCTCTATGCTGCATGGCAGATTAAAGGTTATTGCAAAAAAAGAGATTAATCTTGATCAGTTCATTATCAGTTCTGATGTGACTGCATTCCGAGAGATCAATGGTGGCTTGGTAACTTCTATGAAAGAAGATTGGAATGGCAAAATTATCGATACTCGCCGTTGGGTTGCAGGCGTCTCTTCCGGTCATCATATCATGCGTCCTATGCTTGGGATAGAAGAGTATAACGAAAAGGTCTTTTGTGCTTCAGCATATGCTGACAATGGCTTGCACATTGATGTTATTGAAGGGAAAACTTATGCTAGCGCTGGAGTTGTAAGTCAGTTTTCACTCGACAAAGAGTTTGTTGTGGATGTTGACTTTACCTACGATAATCCCGCAATAGCAAATATGATGGTACTTGCAGTGATCAATCAGGATGTTTTTCCTGCTTATTATCATCATGAAGGTGTATGGCAAAATCCTGAAATGCACTGGCAGAATCATGCATTTGATACCCATGGTGCCGCTCCATTTGTCTCAATGGAGCGGGAAGAGGGTGATGGCTTCCGCATTATGAAGTACACATCTCAAGCAGGTGTATATGAATGGTACGGAAACTGGTATCTGGGTGATGTGGGTTCCGGGGCTTCTCTGAGAGGTCGCCTGCGTCTAGAACGGAGGGGGCGCTTTTTCAGTGGTTACTATCAGGATGAAAATAACGGGGAGTGGGTGGGTGTAGGCACTCTTGAAAATGCATCCATGAATGAACGAGTCAATTTGCGCCTGGGAGCAAAACACTATCTTAAGCAGGGAGCACCTGATCCGCTTCAACGGCTTCATGTTCATTATACCAATCTGCTTATCCGGAGACCACCAGGGGCAGTTTATCAGACACGTTGCGCCTCTGGTTCACCTTACGATGTAGTTGTTTCCGGGCCAACCCCGCACATCCCGATAAACCCCAAGCACTAA
- a CDS encoding caspase family protein, which yields MAASKKKALCVGINQFKNFPSAALQGCVNDANEMSALLQKLLGFKKGDITVLTDAQATKAAIINSLKEMVDGANAGKYTYLLFSLSSHGTQVPDLSGDEPDRADEAFCTYDLAQSGSQWDKNHIILDDELRDLFIQLPSTVLLEVYLDTCHSGTGLKAIDMLLDRTPRYLPPPSLKAFLEVDTKKSRGLRHGLLEKGMVHNILWAACRADQTSADANIAGGWHGAFTYYFCKQMYACKNSLSRADLLVKIRADLKKGKYNQIPQLECEATKRQLKPG from the coding sequence ATGGCCGCTTCGAAAAAAAAGGCGTTGTGTGTAGGAATCAATCAATTCAAGAACTTTCCAAGTGCTGCGTTGCAGGGCTGTGTGAATGACGCCAACGAGATGTCAGCGCTTTTGCAGAAACTGCTTGGTTTTAAAAAAGGCGATATCACGGTGCTGACGGATGCCCAGGCAACCAAAGCTGCCATTATCAACAGTCTTAAAGAGATGGTGGATGGAGCAAATGCTGGGAAGTATACCTATCTGCTCTTCAGCCTCTCCAGTCATGGCACACAGGTGCCGGATCTGAGTGGTGACGAACCGGATCGGGCTGATGAGGCGTTCTGCACTTATGACCTTGCCCAGTCAGGCAGCCAGTGGGACAAGAATCACATTATCCTTGATGATGAATTGCGTGATCTTTTCATTCAACTGCCTTCAACGGTGCTTCTGGAAGTCTATCTCGATACCTGCCACAGCGGTACCGGTCTGAAAGCGATTGACATGCTGCTTGACCGAACTCCGCGCTATCTTCCGCCGCCTTCTCTTAAAGCATTCCTTGAGGTGGACACCAAGAAATCTCGCGGACTCCGTCACGGATTGCTTGAAAAAGGTATGGTTCATAACATCCTCTGGGCAGCCTGCCGTGCCGACCAGACAAGTGCCGATGCCAATATTGCCGGGGGCTGGCATGGCGCATTCACCTACTATTTCTGCAAGCAGATGTATGCCTGCAAGAACTCTCTTTCGCGTGCAGATCTTCTGGTCAAAATTCGTGCAGACCTGAAGAAAGGAAAATACAACCAGATTCCGCAACTTGAGTGTGAGGCCACCAAGCGCCAGTTGAAGCCTGGGTGA
- a CDS encoding tetratricopeptide repeat protein, producing MATTTIPSGWNASAHQKWLGNNRAEAIQETIGEINAIQSEEKPVDLVLQLAYYFFLVNDYQSAATILEQQRARTPSNLQVLLNTAVCHSRSGKSEDAVKRAKEVIKKDPANSLAYDILANAYANLGQFTSARRAGTKSLELKDRAAQSLPENWSLPKGKPQTFASKDDKKSVIAFSLWGTNHRYLRGALRNLLLAPEFYPDWELRFYVDNSVPQPFLELLQILNGKVVIKPSYADFKTRLCWRFAVADDPSVGYFMVRDVDSVIGMREAGAVQEWLNSDKWFHVMRDWWTHTDLMLAGMWGGVAGVLPSLSALADGYTSRAVETPNIDQWFLRDSVWSYVRQSCFVHDRFFDMPGSVRLPETKRAGNFHIGQNEYAVRKKEQDRFLKAWIEKYPCLQT from the coding sequence ATGGCAACTACCACTATTCCTTCCGGATGGAATGCATCCGCACATCAAAAATGGTTAGGCAATAACCGTGCTGAAGCTATTCAGGAAACCATCGGCGAAATCAATGCCATTCAGTCGGAGGAAAAGCCGGTTGATCTGGTGTTACAGCTGGCCTATTATTTTTTTCTTGTCAATGATTATCAGTCAGCCGCAACGATTCTTGAGCAGCAGCGAGCCCGCACCCCGTCTAATTTACAGGTTTTACTCAATACTGCGGTTTGTCACTCCCGTTCAGGGAAGAGCGAGGATGCCGTCAAACGTGCTAAAGAGGTAATAAAAAAAGATCCGGCCAACAGCCTTGCTTACGATATTCTGGCAAATGCATACGCTAATCTTGGTCAATTCACCAGTGCCCGTCGAGCAGGAACAAAATCGCTTGAGCTCAAGGATCGTGCCGCGCAATCCCTGCCTGAAAACTGGTCACTTCCGAAGGGGAAACCTCAAACGTTTGCCTCGAAAGATGATAAAAAGAGTGTTATTGCCTTCTCCCTGTGGGGAACCAACCATAGATATTTACGCGGAGCACTCCGTAATCTGCTTCTGGCACCAGAGTTTTATCCTGACTGGGAGCTTCGGTTTTATGTTGATAATTCCGTGCCGCAACCATTTCTTGAGCTGCTGCAGATACTGAACGGGAAGGTTGTTATAAAACCTTCCTACGCTGATTTTAAAACCAGACTGTGCTGGCGGTTTGCCGTGGCAGATGATCCTTCTGTTGGCTACTTTATGGTTCGCGATGTGGATTCGGTTATTGGTATGCGTGAAGCCGGAGCCGTTCAAGAATGGCTGAATTCCGATAAATGGTTCCATGTCATGAGAGACTGGTGGACGCATACGGATTTGATGCTGGCGGGTATGTGGGGTGGTGTGGCAGGAGTTCTGCCATCACTCTCGGCTTTGGCTGATGGCTACACCTCCAGAGCGGTTGAAACACCCAACATTGACCAGTGGTTTTTGCGGGACTCTGTCTGGAGTTATGTTCGTCAATCATGTTTTGTTCATGATCGATTTTTTGATATGCCGGGTTCTGTCCGTCTTCCTGAAACCAAAAGAGCCGGAAACTTTCATATAGGGCAGAATGAATATGCTGTCAGAAAAAAGGAACAGGATCGGTTTTTGAAGGCATGGATCGAAAAATACCCCTGCCTTCAGACTTGA